A genomic window from Micromonospora sp. WMMA1947 includes:
- a CDS encoding GNAT family protein — protein MQSSDPLVAGVVHEAPGSTVRLRPVAEDDLAMLRRFAVEPGLIGLDWAGFRDAAAPARRFAEDGYLGEQVGGLIVQVEPPDVAAGFLSYRQGQHGGRAPYWEIGIVLLPEWRGRGLGWRAQALLCDYLFSHTPAQRIQAGTHPENVAEQRSLEKAGFQLEGVLRACEFRAGAWRDGWLYSRLRDDPSPL, from the coding sequence ATGCAGAGTTCCGATCCGCTGGTGGCCGGCGTCGTGCACGAGGCGCCCGGCTCGACCGTACGACTGCGCCCGGTGGCCGAGGACGACCTGGCGATGCTGCGCCGTTTCGCTGTCGAACCCGGGCTGATCGGGCTCGACTGGGCCGGCTTCCGGGACGCCGCCGCGCCGGCCCGCCGCTTCGCCGAGGACGGCTATCTCGGCGAGCAGGTGGGCGGCCTGATCGTCCAGGTCGAGCCCCCCGACGTCGCGGCCGGATTCCTCAGCTATCGCCAGGGCCAGCACGGCGGGCGGGCACCGTACTGGGAGATCGGCATCGTGCTGCTGCCCGAATGGCGCGGCCGGGGTCTCGGCTGGCGGGCCCAGGCGCTGCTCTGCGACTACCTGTTCAGCCACACCCCGGCGCAGCGCATCCAGGCCGGCACCCATCCCGAGAACGTTGCCGAGCAGCGATCGCTGGAGAAGGCCGGCTTCCAACTGGAGGGGGTCTTGCGGGCCTGTGAGTTCCGGGCCGGCGCCTGGCGGGACGGGTGGCTCTACAGCCGGCTGCGCGACGACCCGTCACCGCTGTGA
- a CDS encoding SDR family oxidoreductase: protein MPERYEDYDRVAIVTGADSGIGKACAVALAELDLTRLPEAAAVIDELADRLGGLGVLVNNAGTGLSEPFVDVSWAKWREVLAVDLDGPFLCSQRAARRMRAAGRGGRIINITGVHEHAPRVGSSAYCAAKGGLGLLTKVMAQELAADGITVNAVAPGEIATPMTGQEDVDPFTQHRPGVPVGRPGDAREVAAVVAMLASPAAAYVTGASWAVDGGMLVMGPQASALASDSWRSV from the coding sequence ATGCCCGAACGATACGAGGACTACGACCGCGTCGCGATCGTCACCGGCGCGGACTCCGGCATCGGCAAGGCGTGCGCGGTGGCGCTCGCCGAGCTGGACCTGACCCGGCTCCCCGAGGCGGCGGCGGTCATCGACGAGCTGGCCGACCGGCTCGGCGGCCTGGGCGTGCTCGTCAACAACGCCGGCACCGGCCTGTCCGAGCCGTTCGTGGACGTGAGCTGGGCGAAGTGGCGCGAGGTGCTGGCTGTCGACCTGGACGGCCCGTTCCTGTGCTCGCAGCGGGCCGCCCGGCGGATGCGCGCGGCCGGACGGGGCGGCCGGATCATCAACATCACCGGCGTGCACGAGCACGCGCCCCGGGTCGGCTCGTCGGCGTACTGCGCGGCGAAGGGCGGGCTCGGCCTGCTCACGAAGGTGATGGCGCAGGAACTGGCGGCCGACGGGATCACCGTCAACGCGGTCGCGCCGGGCGAGATCGCCACCCCGATGACCGGGCAGGAGGACGTCGACCCGTTCACGCAGCACCGGCCCGGCGTGCCGGTGGGACGTCCCGGTGACGCCCGGGAGGTGGCGGCGGTGGTGGCGATGCTCGCCTCGCCGGCGGCGGCGTACGTGACGGGGGCGTCGTGGGCGGTGGACGGGGGGATGCTGGTGATGGGGCCGCAAGCGTCTGCCCTCGCTTCTGATTCGTGGCGTTCCGTCTAG
- a CDS encoding phenylalanine--tRNA ligase beta subunit-related protein codes for MRFRHSPEIWSASPELTCGVLHAAGVTPDADVTPLLAGYLGAARDRLAAGPEGGFPEIQAWRRAFARMGCPPTRYRCAAESLLRRLRRDGDLPRLHPLVDLGNALSVRYAVPVAVLDLAGIDGDLTVRPADGTESYLGLGGESEQPAPGEVIFADQGGHAHARRWCHRQSGASAVRAGTAEVLVVVEAMHEGAAPTVRRMLDELAAALAEQWRVPSRTALLTADAPRFAVPVRTG; via the coding sequence GTGCGCTTCCGGCACTCCCCCGAGATCTGGTCGGCCTCTCCGGAGCTGACCTGCGGCGTCCTGCACGCCGCCGGTGTCACACCCGACGCCGACGTCACGCCGCTGCTGGCCGGGTATCTCGGCGCCGCCCGGGACCGGCTCGCCGCCGGGCCGGAGGGTGGCTTCCCGGAGATCCAGGCGTGGCGTCGCGCGTTCGCCCGGATGGGCTGCCCGCCGACCCGCTACCGCTGCGCCGCCGAGTCGCTGCTGCGCCGCCTGCGGCGGGACGGGGACCTGCCCCGGCTGCACCCACTCGTCGACCTCGGCAACGCGCTCTCGGTCCGGTACGCCGTCCCGGTAGCAGTGCTCGACCTGGCAGGGATCGACGGCGACCTGACCGTACGCCCGGCCGACGGCACCGAGTCCTACCTGGGTCTCGGCGGGGAGAGCGAGCAACCCGCGCCGGGCGAGGTGATCTTCGCCGACCAGGGCGGACACGCGCACGCCCGGCGCTGGTGCCACCGGCAGAGCGGCGCGTCAGCGGTACGAGCAGGCACCGCCGAAGTGCTGGTGGTGGTCGAGGCGATGCACGAGGGGGCGGCGCCGACCGTACGCCGGATGCTGGACGAGTTGGCCGCGGCGCTGGCCGAGCAGTGGCGCGTGCCGTCGCGGACGGCGCTGCTCACCGCTGACGCGCCCCGGTTCGCCGTGCCGGTCCGGACGGGCTGA
- a CDS encoding LysE family translocator yields the protein MTVAFLLTTLVVAITPGTGVMHTLATTVAGGRRAGLAAAAGGTLSLVPHVIAAVTGLAALLRAGTPAFRVVTWLGVAYLLWMAWSALRDRGAFALDGDRPPRPAAAVFRDGVLMNLLNPKVTVFFVAFLPQFVPPDAPAATVRMLACGLVFMAVTLLVFAGYALLAGALRRRVLSRPRLTALLRHAFAGSFLALGLGLAFTA from the coding sequence ATGACAGTCGCATTCCTGCTGACCACACTCGTCGTCGCGATCACGCCGGGTACCGGGGTGATGCACACGCTCGCCACCACCGTGGCCGGCGGACGCCGGGCCGGCCTGGCCGCTGCCGCCGGCGGCACGCTCAGCCTCGTCCCGCACGTGATCGCCGCCGTGACCGGCCTGGCCGCCCTGCTGCGCGCCGGCACCCCGGCGTTCCGCGTGGTGACCTGGCTGGGTGTGGCGTACCTGCTCTGGATGGCCTGGTCGGCGCTGCGCGACCGGGGCGCGTTCGCCCTCGACGGCGACCGGCCCCCGCGCCCGGCGGCGGCAGTGTTCCGCGACGGGGTGCTGATGAACCTGCTGAACCCGAAGGTGACGGTGTTCTTCGTGGCGTTCCTGCCGCAGTTCGTGCCGCCGGACGCGCCCGCCGCCACCGTGCGCATGCTCGCCTGCGGGCTGGTGTTCATGGCCGTCACACTGCTGGTGTTCGCCGGGTACGCGCTCCTGGCCGGCGCGTTGCGCCGCCGGGTGCTGTCCCGGCCCCGGCTGACCGCGCTGCTGCGGCACGCCTTCGCCGGCAGCTTCCTCGCCCTGGGCCTCGGCCTCGCGTTCACCGCCTGA
- a CDS encoding PLP-dependent aminotransferase family protein, with translation MDRAKAVVIKESKAPGADFLQLDVGEAPPGGRADWLAARLRSAIADGRAPVGTRLPASRVLAAELGVSRGVVTEAYQRLAEDGQVAGRGRAGTVVVASPAAVVTRPPRPRKAAEVFAGRPGLDAFDELRAVPAEVDLTPGVPDLAAFPRAAWLRAERNVLHRLTPAALGYGDPAGTPALRLAVANWLARGRGIRADPAEVVIVSGVSQALGLLARVLRDRGTHTVAVEDPGSLGVRQHLAYSGLATPPVPVDDRGLCVDELERSGAPAVLLTPAHQFPTGVVLDGDRRRRLLRWARDGGLVVEDDYDAEHRYDRPPVPALRGMAPDRVCYVGSISKLLAPALRIGWMLVPPALHADAVAVKRAADLGNAALAQLVLAELMESGALERHLRLLRHRHVRRRDAMIRAVGAYLPGAVVHGAAAGLHLMVTLPGDIDDRALAAAALRRGVKVHPLSWHGQRPQPPGLVLGYAATPPSDIDSALATVAEARRALTPPR, from the coding sequence ATGGACAGGGCCAAAGCTGTCGTGATCAAGGAGTCCAAAGCGCCCGGTGCGGACTTCCTCCAGCTCGATGTCGGCGAGGCGCCGCCGGGTGGCCGCGCGGACTGGCTGGCCGCCCGCCTGCGATCGGCGATCGCCGACGGCCGCGCACCGGTGGGCACCCGCCTGCCGGCCAGCCGGGTGCTCGCCGCCGAGCTGGGTGTCTCCCGGGGCGTGGTGACCGAGGCGTACCAGCGGCTGGCCGAGGACGGGCAGGTGGCCGGGCGTGGCCGGGCCGGAACGGTGGTGGTCGCCTCGCCGGCCGCCGTGGTGACCCGGCCGCCCCGGCCGAGGAAAGCGGCCGAGGTGTTCGCCGGCCGGCCCGGCCTCGACGCCTTCGACGAGCTGCGCGCCGTACCCGCCGAGGTGGACCTGACGCCCGGCGTACCCGATCTGGCGGCCTTTCCCCGCGCGGCCTGGCTGCGGGCCGAACGCAACGTCCTGCACCGGCTGACGCCCGCCGCGCTCGGCTACGGCGACCCGGCCGGCACGCCCGCGCTACGGCTCGCGGTCGCGAACTGGCTGGCCCGCGGCCGGGGCATCCGAGCCGACCCGGCCGAGGTGGTGATCGTGTCCGGGGTCTCCCAGGCGCTCGGCCTGCTCGCGCGGGTGCTGCGCGATCGGGGTACGCACACCGTCGCGGTGGAGGACCCCGGCTCCCTCGGCGTACGGCAGCACCTGGCGTACTCCGGGCTGGCGACCCCGCCGGTCCCGGTGGACGACAGGGGCCTGTGCGTCGACGAGCTGGAGCGGTCCGGCGCGCCGGCCGTGCTGCTCACCCCGGCGCACCAGTTCCCGACCGGCGTGGTGCTCGACGGGGACCGGCGCCGGCGGCTGCTGCGGTGGGCACGCGACGGCGGCCTGGTGGTGGAGGACGACTACGACGCCGAGCACCGCTACGACCGTCCGCCGGTACCGGCGCTGCGGGGCATGGCGCCGGACCGGGTCTGCTACGTCGGCAGCATCTCCAAGCTGCTCGCGCCGGCCCTGCGGATCGGGTGGATGCTGGTGCCGCCCGCGCTGCACGCCGACGCGGTGGCCGTGAAGCGGGCGGCCGATCTGGGCAACGCGGCGCTGGCGCAGCTCGTCCTGGCCGAGCTGATGGAGTCCGGCGCGCTGGAACGGCACCTGCGGCTGCTGCGCCATCGGCACGTACGCCGCCGGGACGCGATGATCCGCGCGGTCGGCGCGTACCTGCCGGGGGCGGTGGTGCACGGCGCGGCGGCCGGGCTGCACCTGATGGTCACGCTGCCCGGTGACATCGACGACCGGGCGTTGGCGGCGGCGGCGTTGCGCCGGGGCGTGAAGGTCCACCCGCTGTCGTGGCACGGCCAGCGCCCGCAGCCGCCCGGCCTGGTCCTCGGCTACGCCGCGACCCCACCCTCCGACATCGACAGTGCCCTCGCGACGGTGGCCGAGGCCCGTCGCGCCCTCACCCCGCCCCGCTGA
- a CDS encoding WYL domain-containing protein, giving the protein MRASRLLSILLLLQAHGRLTAADLAARLQVSARTIYRDVEALHAAGIPLYGEAGHDGGYRLVEGWRTRLTGLTAEEADRLLFAGLPGPAAELGYQSVVAAVQLKLRAALPAPLADRAARLEQRFHLDTPGWYSDGDPSPHLAEAADAVWRQHRVRVRYRGWRGETTRVLEPYGLVLKGGRWYLVAARPDRADPATYRVNQILDLTPLEETFERPEFDLPAWWRAHVVEFRAGLHRDEARIRLSPRGFARLREVGSDVVVTAAEASAGPPDAAGWVHAVIPIESLTHAHGDLLRLGADVEVLTPETLRARLAETAAALAALYPPPPPAPHIPR; this is encoded by the coding sequence ATGCGGGCCAGTCGACTCCTGTCCATCCTGCTGCTCCTGCAGGCGCACGGCCGGCTCACCGCCGCCGACCTGGCCGCCCGCCTCCAGGTGTCGGCGCGCACGATCTACCGGGACGTGGAGGCGCTGCACGCCGCCGGCATCCCGCTGTACGGCGAGGCCGGGCACGACGGCGGCTACCGGCTCGTGGAGGGCTGGCGGACCCGGCTGACCGGGCTGACCGCCGAGGAGGCAGACCGGCTGCTCTTCGCCGGGCTCCCCGGGCCCGCGGCCGAGCTGGGCTACCAGTCGGTCGTGGCCGCCGTACAGCTCAAGCTGCGGGCCGCGCTACCCGCGCCGCTGGCCGACCGGGCGGCCCGGCTGGAACAGCGGTTCCACCTGGACACGCCGGGCTGGTACTCCGACGGCGACCCGTCGCCACACCTGGCCGAGGCCGCCGACGCGGTGTGGCGGCAGCACCGGGTCCGGGTGCGGTACCGGGGCTGGCGGGGCGAGACGACCCGCGTCCTCGAGCCGTACGGGCTGGTCCTCAAGGGCGGGCGCTGGTATCTGGTCGCCGCCCGGCCGGACCGCGCCGACCCGGCCACCTACCGGGTCAACCAGATCCTCGACCTGACCCCGCTGGAGGAGACGTTCGAGCGACCGGAGTTCGACCTGCCGGCCTGGTGGCGCGCGCACGTGGTGGAGTTCCGGGCCGGGCTGCACCGCGACGAGGCGCGCATCCGGCTGTCGCCGCGCGGGTTCGCCCGGCTGCGTGAGGTCGGCAGCGACGTGGTGGTGACCGCCGCCGAGGCGAGCGCCGGCCCGCCCGACGCCGCCGGCTGGGTGCACGCGGTCATCCCGATCGAGTCGCTCACCCACGCCCACGGCGACCTGCTCCGGCTCGGCGCCGACGTGGAGGTCCTCACCCCGGAGACGCTGCGCGCCCGCCTGGCCGAGACCGCCGCAGCCCTGGCCGCCCTCTACCCCCCACCCCCGCCCGCCCCCCATATTCCCCGTTGA
- a CDS encoding TetR/AcrR family transcriptional regulator, producing the protein MTTARTPTGAAPTRGRRAGRSTGDDRETAILATAERLLAQRPFADISIDDLARGAGISRPTFYFYFPSKDAVLLTLLDRVTEEADAAAGGVFERLAEDPRAHWRELIARFHATFGGHRDVVLACAQVRGTNAEVRRLWAEVLERWVRAVQAAIEAERARGAAPDGLPARDLSIALNSMNERVWYATFAGDGPAVAERDVVDVLLDVWLTAIYRTTTPPVTPSGGTP; encoded by the coding sequence ATGACGACCGCCCGTACGCCGACCGGCGCCGCGCCGACGCGCGGGCGGCGGGCCGGCCGGTCCACCGGCGACGACCGGGAGACCGCGATCCTGGCCACGGCCGAGCGGTTGCTGGCGCAGCGCCCCTTCGCCGACATCTCCATCGACGACCTGGCCCGCGGCGCCGGGATCTCCCGGCCCACCTTCTACTTCTACTTCCCGTCCAAGGACGCGGTGCTGCTCACGCTGCTCGACCGGGTCACCGAGGAGGCCGACGCCGCCGCCGGAGGCGTGTTCGAGCGGCTCGCCGAGGATCCGCGCGCCCACTGGCGGGAGCTGATCGCCCGGTTCCACGCCACGTTCGGCGGGCACCGGGACGTGGTGCTGGCCTGCGCCCAGGTGCGTGGCACCAACGCCGAGGTGCGGCGGCTCTGGGCCGAGGTGCTGGAACGCTGGGTCCGCGCGGTGCAGGCCGCGATCGAGGCCGAACGCGCCCGCGGCGCGGCCCCGGACGGGCTGCCCGCCCGGGACCTCTCCATCGCGCTGAACTCGATGAACGAGCGCGTCTGGTACGCCACGTTCGCCGGGGACGGCCCGGCGGTGGCCGAGCGGGACGTGGTCGACGTGCTGCTCGACGTGTGGCTCACCGCGATCTACCGGACCACCACGCCGCCGGTCACGCCGTCCGGCGGAACTCCATGA
- a CDS encoding NAD(P)/FAD-dependent oxidoreductase has protein sequence MAADHVDVLIVGAGLSGIGAAVHLGRECPGKTYAVLEARGAIGGTWDLFRYPGIRSDSDMYTLGYSFKPWTDPKAIADGDSIRAYVRQTAREYDVERHIRFHHRAVRAEWDSTTARWTVHAHRDDTGEDVTLTCGFLFTNSGYYRYDSGYTPRFPGVERYAGTLVHPQHWPEDLDYTGKRVVVIGSGATAVTLVPAMAERAAHVTMLQRSPTYVIALPSRDPFADAARRWLSPRAAYAVARWKNVTLGVANFQLSRRAPGVVKRFLRRAAKGRLPSGYDVDRHFSPRYNPWDQRLCVVPDGDLFAALSAGRASVVTDTIDTFTERGIRLASGEELPADVVVTATGLNLLALGGMTLAVDGAEVDLASTVAYKGMMLSGVPNFAMTIGYTNASWTLKADLVATYVCRLLRHLDDTGRQIVTPLAPDTDDLEPIIDLKSGYVLRAVDQLPKQGPHAPWRLHQNYPRDVRLMRHGPLTDGVRFDRAGRPAATATSSGGTDA, from the coding sequence ATGGCCGCAGACCACGTCGACGTCCTCATCGTCGGGGCCGGCCTGTCCGGCATCGGCGCCGCCGTCCACCTCGGACGCGAATGCCCCGGCAAGACCTACGCGGTGCTGGAGGCCCGGGGCGCCATCGGCGGCACCTGGGACCTGTTCCGCTACCCGGGCATCCGCTCCGACTCCGACATGTACACCCTCGGCTACTCGTTCAAGCCGTGGACCGACCCGAAGGCCATCGCCGACGGCGACTCCATCCGGGCGTACGTGCGCCAGACCGCCCGCGAGTACGACGTGGAACGGCACATCCGCTTCCACCACCGGGCGGTGCGCGCCGAGTGGGACAGCACCACCGCGCGCTGGACCGTCCACGCCCACCGCGACGACACCGGCGAGGACGTCACCCTCACCTGCGGGTTCCTCTTCACCAACTCCGGCTACTACCGCTACGACTCCGGCTACACGCCGCGGTTCCCCGGCGTCGAGCGGTACGCCGGCACGCTCGTGCACCCGCAGCACTGGCCCGAGGACCTCGACTACACCGGCAAGCGGGTCGTGGTGATCGGCAGCGGCGCCACAGCCGTCACCCTGGTCCCGGCCATGGCCGAGCGGGCCGCGCACGTCACCATGCTCCAGCGCTCACCCACGTACGTGATCGCGCTGCCCTCGCGCGACCCGTTCGCCGACGCCGCGCGGCGCTGGCTGTCCCCGAGGGCCGCGTACGCGGTGGCCCGGTGGAAGAACGTCACGCTCGGCGTGGCCAACTTCCAGCTCAGCCGCCGCGCCCCCGGTGTGGTGAAGCGGTTCCTGCGCCGCGCCGCGAAGGGCCGCCTGCCGTCCGGGTACGACGTCGACAGGCACTTCTCGCCCCGCTACAACCCGTGGGACCAGCGCCTGTGCGTGGTGCCGGACGGGGACCTGTTCGCCGCGCTGAGCGCCGGGCGCGCGTCGGTGGTCACCGACACCATCGACACGTTCACCGAGCGGGGCATCCGGCTCGCCTCCGGTGAGGAGCTGCCCGCCGACGTGGTGGTCACCGCCACCGGCCTCAACCTGCTCGCGCTCGGCGGCATGACCCTCGCCGTGGACGGCGCCGAGGTCGACCTCGCCTCGACGGTGGCCTACAAGGGCATGATGCTGTCCGGCGTGCCGAACTTCGCCATGACCATCGGCTACACCAACGCCTCCTGGACGCTCAAGGCCGACCTCGTCGCCACGTACGTCTGCCGGCTGCTGCGTCACCTCGACGACACCGGCCGGCAGATCGTCACGCCGCTCGCCCCGGACACCGACGACCTCGAACCGATCATCGACCTGAAGTCCGGGTACGTGCTGCGTGCCGTCGACCAGCTGCCCAAGCAGGGTCCGCACGCGCCGTGGCGGCTGCACCAGAACTACCCCCGCGACGTACGCCTGATGCGGCACGGCCCGCTCACCGACGGCGTACGGTTCGACCGCGCCGGCCGACCCGCCGCGACCGCCACCAGCTCGGGAGGAACCGATGCGTGA
- a CDS encoding SDR family NAD(P)-dependent oxidoreductase codes for MRDLVLPGGTAVLTGAASGIGAALAHGLARRGADLVLLDRDADGLAATVAAIRAAYPDRQVETHVVDLADADATDRVAAEIHRAHPRIRLLINNAGVALGGRFDEVTLEEFLWVIEINFRAVVRLTHALLPALKAEPGAHLVNVSSLFGLIAPAGQAAYAASKFAVRGFTEALRHELVDDGIGVTSVHPGGIRTRIAASARVGSGVSREEYEAGRKQFEKLLTIDPAVAAEVILRGAQRRRGRVLIGWSAKLPDLLARVAPAGYGRVLALGMRPSRPAAAVTEAPAPRTEAPAGRAGADVPVGGAEVPVGGAEVPTSGADAPVPAARTGEEAAREPGRTA; via the coding sequence ATGCGTGACCTCGTCCTCCCCGGCGGCACGGCGGTGCTCACCGGCGCGGCGAGCGGCATCGGCGCGGCGCTGGCGCACGGGCTGGCCCGGCGCGGCGCCGACCTGGTGCTGCTCGACCGGGACGCCGACGGCCTGGCCGCCACCGTCGCCGCGATCCGGGCCGCATACCCGGACCGGCAGGTGGAGACCCACGTGGTCGACCTGGCCGACGCCGACGCCACCGACCGGGTCGCCGCCGAGATCCACCGCGCGCACCCCCGGATCCGGCTGCTGATCAACAACGCCGGCGTGGCCCTGGGCGGGCGCTTCGACGAGGTCACCCTGGAGGAGTTCCTCTGGGTCATCGAGATCAACTTCCGGGCGGTGGTGCGCCTGACCCACGCGCTGCTGCCCGCGCTCAAGGCCGAACCCGGCGCCCACCTGGTGAACGTGTCCAGCCTGTTCGGCCTGATCGCGCCCGCCGGGCAGGCCGCGTACGCGGCGAGCAAGTTCGCCGTGCGCGGCTTCACCGAGGCGCTACGGCACGAACTCGTCGACGACGGCATCGGCGTCACGTCGGTGCACCCGGGCGGTATCCGCACCCGGATCGCCGCCAGCGCCCGCGTGGGCAGCGGCGTCTCCCGGGAGGAGTACGAGGCCGGGCGCAAGCAGTTCGAAAAGCTGCTGACCATCGACCCGGCGGTCGCCGCCGAGGTGATCCTGCGCGGGGCGCAGCGACGCCGCGGCCGGGTGCTCATCGGCTGGTCGGCGAAGCTGCCCGACCTGCTCGCCCGCGTCGCGCCGGCCGGGTACGGCAGGGTGCTCGCCCTGGGCATGCGCCCGTCCCGCCCGGCGGCGGCCGTCACCGAGGCGCCGGCGCCACGGACCGAGGCGCCCGCCGGCCGGGCCGGCGCCGACGTGCCGGTCGGCGGGGCCGAGGTGCCGGTCGGCGGGGCCGAGGTGCCGACCAGCGGGGCCGACGCGCCGGTCCCGGCCGCCCGGACCGGCGAGGAGGCCGCGCGGGAACCCGGACGCACGGCGTGA
- a CDS encoding alpha/beta fold hydrolase: MTVALPPAGERTVDGRRVRCRISGDGPPVVLLHGIGRTLDDFTALHTALARDHLVLAADLPGHGGSAPLDGPHTLAALAAAVAGFLDSAGVTGPAHLVGNSLGGAVAMRLAADEPQRVASLALLNSAGFGREVTVALRLLAVRPLARLLLRPDPRIIRRTERAIFFDPAYVTEERLALALAVAGQPHAARVMLELVRDLGTWRGVRPQWRTDLLDAVAALDLPTLLVWGERDLILPAAHLAYARTRLPNARSHLFRDTGHMPQIERTAEVEALLRELWA, translated from the coding sequence GTGACAGTGGCCCTGCCGCCGGCCGGCGAGCGCACCGTCGACGGGCGGCGCGTGCGTTGCCGGATCAGCGGCGACGGCCCGCCCGTGGTGCTGCTGCACGGCATCGGCCGTACCCTCGACGACTTCACCGCCCTGCACACGGCGCTGGCCCGCGACCACCTGGTGCTCGCGGCGGACCTGCCCGGGCACGGTGGCTCCGCGCCGCTGGACGGCCCGCACACGCTTGCGGCGCTGGCCGCCGCGGTGGCCGGCTTCCTGGACTCAGCCGGGGTGACCGGCCCGGCGCACCTGGTCGGCAACTCCCTCGGCGGGGCGGTGGCCATGCGCCTGGCCGCCGACGAACCGCAACGCGTCGCCAGCCTGGCGTTGCTCAACAGCGCCGGCTTCGGCCGCGAGGTGACGGTGGCGCTGCGGCTGCTCGCGGTACGCCCGCTGGCCCGCCTGCTGCTGCGCCCCGATCCGAGGATCATCCGCCGGACCGAGCGGGCCATCTTCTTCGACCCGGCGTACGTCACCGAGGAGCGGCTCGCCCTCGCGCTCGCCGTGGCCGGGCAGCCGCACGCGGCCCGGGTGATGCTGGAGCTGGTCCGCGACCTGGGCACCTGGCGTGGGGTACGCCCGCAGTGGCGCACCGACCTGCTCGACGCGGTGGCCGCGCTCGACCTGCCCACCCTGCTCGTCTGGGGTGAGCGCGACCTCATCCTTCCCGCGGCGCACCTGGCGTACGCCCGCACCCGGCTGCCGAACGCGCGCAGCCACCTGTTCCGCGACACCGGGCACATGCCGCAGATCGAGCGGACCGCCGAGGTGGAGGCGTTGCTGCGGGAGCTGTGGGCCTGA
- a CDS encoding GntR family transcriptional regulator → MTHPSRTAPSAAERAYRHLKQAILEQVYPGGQLVSEGEIAEATGVSRTPVREALLRLETEGLVRLYPKRGALIRPVSAREIADVIEARRLVELHAADRVWPRRAALRADLARRLDEMRRAHAAGDLTALMAADRSFHAAVVEAAGNEILAELYHRLRDRQLRMGEASFRLSPGWAEVALAEHAGQLAALDGDDPQAWHDAVAAHIDTAARMLGTLR, encoded by the coding sequence ATGACGCATCCCAGCCGGACCGCGCCGTCCGCCGCCGAGCGGGCGTACCGGCACCTCAAGCAGGCGATCCTCGAACAGGTCTACCCGGGTGGCCAGCTCGTCAGCGAGGGCGAGATCGCCGAGGCGACAGGGGTGTCCCGCACGCCGGTCCGGGAGGCGCTGCTGCGGCTGGAGACCGAAGGGCTGGTCCGGCTCTACCCGAAACGCGGCGCGCTGATCCGGCCGGTGTCGGCCCGGGAGATCGCCGACGTCATCGAGGCGCGCCGGCTGGTCGAGCTGCACGCCGCCGACCGGGTCTGGCCGCGCCGCGCCGCGCTGCGCGCCGACCTGGCCCGCCGGCTGGACGAGATGCGCCGCGCGCACGCCGCCGGTGACCTCACCGCGCTGATGGCGGCCGACCGCTCGTTCCACGCCGCGGTGGTCGAGGCGGCCGGCAACGAGATCCTGGCCGAGCTGTACCACCGGCTGCGCGACCGGCAGCTACGGATGGGTGAGGCCAGCTTCCGGCTCTCGCCCGGCTGGGCCGAGGTCGCCCTCGCCGAGCACGCCGGTCAGCTCGCCGCGCTCGACGGCGACGACCCGCAGGCGTGGCACGACGCGGTCGCCGCGCACATCGACACCGCCGCGCGGATGCTCGGGACGCTGCGGTGA